Genomic window (Sphingomonas sp. S1-29):
ATGCCGGGGCGCAGCACATAGAGCGTCGTCGGTTCGAGCTTCATCCCATCGAGCGTCGCATCGCCCTCGACCAGATAGATCGCGCGTTCGTCGGCCGAATCGTCGATCGGGACGCTGCCGCCGGGATCGAGCGCGATATCGGCATAGATCGTCTGCGCATGCGTCGTGGTCGGCGCGGTGGCGCCCCAGAGCGATCCCATGATGATTCGCGACCGCGCGCCCGCGCCCTCGATCACCGGCAGATCGTCGCGCTCGACATGCTCGAACGCCGGATCGATTTCCTCGTCGGCCTCGGGCAGCGCGAGCCAGGTCTGGATGCCGAACAATGCCGGCCCCTTGGCGCGCTCCTCGCCCGGCGAGCGTTCCGAATGGACGATGCCGCTGCCGGCGGTCATCAAATTCACCGCGCCCGGTTCGATCACGATGTCGCTGCCCACCGAATCGCGATGGCCGATCGCGCCCGCGAACAGATAGGTGACCGTCGCCAGGTTGATATGCGGATGCGGGCGGACGTCGATCCCCTGCCCCGCCGCCATCAGCGCCGGCCCCATCTGGTCGAAGAAGATGAACGGCCCGACCATCGTGCGTTCGCGATTGGGCAATGTGCGGTGGACCTTGAACCCGCCCAGATCGTGGCTGACCGGCAGGATCGTTTGCAGGACAAGGTCGTCATTGGTCATGCGGCGTCCAGTTCGGGATAATGGCGGAAGATGCCGTCCTGGTTGAAGCGGATGCGCCGCTCGCTCGCAAGATAGGCGCGCACCCCCGCCAG
Coding sequences:
- a CDS encoding pirin family protein, coding for MTNDDLVLQTILPVSHDLGGFKVHRTLPNRERTMVGPFIFFDQMGPALMAAGQGIDVRPHPHINLATVTYLFAGAIGHRDSVGSDIVIEPGAVNLMTAGSGIVHSERSPGEERAKGPALFGIQTWLALPEADEEIDPAFEHVERDDLPVIEGAGARSRIIMGSLWGATAPTTTHAQTIYADIALDPGGSVPIDDSADERAIYLVEGDATLDGMKLEPTTLYVLRPGIRATLRSGSGARAMLCGGEAFATPRHVWWNFVSSSRDRINQAKHDWKAGLFPKVPGDEDEWIPIPEAPKTVSYP